In Blautia sp. SC05B48, a single genomic region encodes these proteins:
- a CDS encoding GNAT family N-acetyltransferase — translation MQSQGLGKILLNYAKDKMNKLYLNVYQKNARAISFYKREGFEIQHSGLDEATEEKDYVMTWQHK, via the coding sequence ATGCAATCGCAGGGTCTAGGTAAAATTCTGCTGAATTATGCAAAGGATAAAATGAATAAGTTGTACTTGAACGTATACCAAAAGAACGCACGGGCAATATCTTTTTATAAGAGAGAAGGATTTGAGATTCAGCATAGTGGCTTAGATGAGGCTACCGAAGAAAAAGATTATGTAATGACATGGCAACACAAATAG